A window of the Puniceicoccus vermicola genome harbors these coding sequences:
- a CDS encoding tyrosine-type recombinase/integrase: protein MLGREYASLDQIKARDRETLPTVLTPDEVARVISAVPLLRYRVPLLLIYASGLRVRECIHLTIDDIDGPGSRLFVRDGKGGKDRYTILGTPVYRELRSYWNRHKNPKWLFPAVGRGRGDSAGAAYRMHRADEPMLTVPP, encoded by the coding sequence ATGTTGGGCCGGGAGTATGCGAGCTTGGACCAGATCAAGGCTCGTGACCGGGAGACTTTGCCGACGGTGCTAACCCCGGATGAGGTGGCCCGGGTGATCTCGGCGGTGCCGCTGCTACGCTACCGTGTGCCGCTATTGCTGATCTACGCGAGCGGTCTACGAGTTCGCGAGTGCATCCACTTGACTATCGACGACATTGACGGTCCGGGGAGCCGGTTGTTCGTGCGCGACGGCAAGGGCGGAAAGGATCGCTACACGATCCTGGGCACTCCGGTCTACCGGGAACTGCGGAGTTACTGGAACCGGCACAAGAACCCGAAGTGGCTCTTTCCCGCGGTGGGACGCGGACGAGGCGACTCGGCCGGAGCGGCCTACCGCATGCACCGGGCCGACGAGCCGATGCTCACAGTCCCGCCGTAG